One Thermorudis peleae genomic window, CCTCCTAGACGCCTATGAGGATACCCTGCAGCTGAGCGCGACTAACCTCGAAATTGCGATGACGATCAGCATCCCGGCTACGGTCGTTCAAGGGGGACAGTTAACCATTCGCGCTGATGTCTTTAGCGACTTTGTCAACACCCTGCCCAAAGATTCTATCTCCATGGAAACGACTGATCCGCTAACGCTTGCCATCAGCTGCGGCAAAGTGAAAGCCTCAATTAAAGGGCTTTCCCCCGATGATTTCCCTACACTGCCAACGTTTGGTGACCAGCAAGCAACAGCACGCATCCCCGGTGAATTGTTCAAAGAGATGGTTGGCCAAGTTTCATTTGCGGCAGCAACCGATGACAGTCGGCCTGTGCTTGCTGGTGTTTACCTTGAATTTCAAGGCACGACCGTGACTCTTGCGGCAGCTGACGGCTTTCGTCTCTCCGTGCGTGAAGCCGAACTCGACGAACCAGCAGCAGACAACCTCGCCGTCATCGTACCAGCCCGTTCCTTGAACGAACTGGCGCGCAGCGTCGATGATAGCGACGTTGTTGAACTACTCGTTACCCCAAGCCGCAGTCAACTACTCGCGCGCGTTGGCCGTCTCGAGTTCCTTACCCGTTTAATTGACGGACATTTCCCTGAATTCCGACAAATTATCCCGAAAACCTGGAACACCCGCGTCATTACTGGGCGGGATGACTTTTTCACGGCAGCTCGACGAGCCCGGATTTTTGCTCAGGCCAATAATGATGTAGTGCGCCTTCAGCTTGTGCCCGGTGATAGCGAACTCGACCCGGGACTGTTAATCGTTTCGGCCGAGGCAAGCGAGACAGGAGAAAATGAAGACCTGCTCACCGCCCGTGTCGAAGGCCCCAAAGCACAAATTGCCTTTAATGGACGCTATCTTCTTGAAATCCTTTCGGCTATCAAAACACCTGAAATCGCCTTTGAGATGACAACCCCAAACGCTGCTGGTGTCTTTCGTCCGGTCGGTGATAGTTCCTTTGTCCATGTGATTATGCCGATGGTGCTTGGCACACTCTAAAGCCAGATACCGTAATGCTCCAGGGATGCGTTGCGATCATTGTAATGATCGCAACGAGTTGGCATGCTTGACACAGCGCAACGCGCTGAGCGGAGGTAACCGTGTACCTCACCCACCTCCATTTGGAGGAGTTTCGTTGCTTTCACCGACTTGATCTCTCTCTTCCTCCGGAGGGGATTCGGCTGATCGGTCACAATGGAGCAGGGAAGACCTCAGTACTCGAAGCACTCTACGTGCTTGCCACCTTCCGCTCATTTCGCACAAGTACGGAACGGCAGCTTATTCATCGAGACAGTGGGCGCGACCTCGGGGTGCAGCCATACGCTCGCCTTGTCGCTCAGTTGCTGACTGAGGAAGGTGATCGCCAAACACTCGAAGTGACGATTACGATCGATGAAGACAGTGGTACAGCCCGCAAGCGTGCGAAGATCGACGGCACTCCGCGACGGGCAACTGATGCGGTTGGTACGCTGCGTGTTGTGTTGTTCTCCCCCGAAGATCTTGACCTTGTCCTCGGTTCACCTTCACTGCGACGGCGCTATCTCGACATCACCCTCTCCCAAATCGACCGGCTCTATCTCCAGGCGTTGAGTCGCTATCACCGCATTTTGGAACAACGGAATAGCTTACTCAAACATCTTGCTACGCACGGAAACAACAGCCGCACCCTAGCAGAACAACTTGCCTTTTGGGATGAGCAACTTGTCGTGCACGGGAGCTACATTATTGCCACGCGCATCCAGTACATAGCACAACTCTCGCGCGCTGCACAGCGTGCCTTTCGCGCGCTTAGCCGGAACCAGCAGGAGTTTTCACTTCGCTATCACGCATCGCTTCCGTTGCCACCGCCTGTTCTTGAGCAATTGAGTGTGCTGGATCGAGAAGACGCACAAGCAACACTTTCTCCGCGCTACAGCGCATTCTTACAGCAGATGCGGGCTGATGAACTTCGACGTGGCGTCACGCTCGCTGGGCCGCATCGGGATGACCTGCAATTTCTTCTCGCTGGCGAACCACTCGCCGACTACGGATCTCGTGGGATCCAGCGACTCGCAGTGGTTGCGACGAAACTTGCTGAAATTGAGCTCGTGTTCGCAGCGACACAAGAATATCCGGTTCTGCTGCTCGACGACGTGCTTTCCGAGCTTGATCCCATCAACCAAAACACTCTCCTCGAAGCACTCGCGCCCTTACCAGCGCAGCGCATTATTACCGCAGTCAGCAGTGCAGCCCTCAATCATCCGGCACTTGCCGCACTTCCCTGCTGGACTGTTACCGTCGATGCAGCCTCATCGCCACACCTTATCCAAGACGTTGTCGATATGCGGTAAGACGGCGCCATGAAAGGCCTGTGAATGCATGCACAATCCTCGTGACAGGACAAACAGTTACGGGTAGGATATAGGAGGTGGCCAGTTGGCCCCGTGGCTAGGCGGCGTCGTACGTGTAGTGAGGAGCGCGATGAAAAGCCAAGCAGTATGGCGATGGCTACGTCAAGCGTCCATCATTGGGGCGGTAGCCTTAGCAGCGGCAGGCTGCGGTGTCGTCGGGCGAGGGCCAGCGTCAACGGCGTTGCCGGCTGGCGACAACGCCAAGACCATCTGGGACATGTTTATCTGGATCTTTTGGATTTCCGTTCTCGTCTTCCTGGTTGTCGCAGTAGTGCTTACGATCGCCTTGATTCGCTTCCGCGAGCGGCCTGGCGAGACACGGTTACCCCGACAAATTCACGGGAATACCAGACTTGAAATTGCCTGGACGCTTGTCCCGGTAGTTATCCTCGCGGTGATTGCCGTGCCAACGATTTCCAACATCTTCGCGTTCGATCGTGATCCAGGCCCCAATGCCATTAAAGTGAAAGTCATTGGCCACCAGTGGTGGTGGGAGTTCCAGTATCCCGATTACAATATTGTTACCGCTGACGATCTTCATATCGTGGTGAACCGCCCAGTTCTGCTTGAAATGACCTCAGCCGATGTAATTCATAGCTTCTGGCCACCGGAACTCTCAGGGAAGCGTGATGCGATCCCAGGGAAAACCAATCTCTGGTCATTCACGCCGCTGAAGACTGGAGAATACCAAGGGCAATGCGCCCAATTCTGTGGCGACCAGCATGCGAATATGCGCTTCCGCGTTATTGTGCAAACACAGGAAGAATTCGATGCCTGGGTCAAGCAACAGCAACAGCCAGCGGCTGATGTCAGCAATAACCCCCTCGCAGTCAAAGGTCAGCAGATATTCTTTACGCCCAGTAATGGCTGCATCGGCTGCCACATGATCAATGGCACCCAGGCACAGGGTAAAGTTGGACCAAACCTGACGCACTTTGGGAGCCGTGATATCATTGCAGGTGGGATACTGACAAATACACCGGAAAACCTCAGTAAATGGCTGACTGACCCGCAAGCAGTCAAACCTGGAGCGAAGATGGTACTCCCGCGCAAGCTGACGCCGGATGAAGTGCAGGCCCTCGTCGCATACCTCGAGAGCCTAAAGTGAGGGGATGGAGGATTCCATGGTCGAGTCGGCAGTGAGACTCGAACGGGCCCATTACGGTCGGCGGTCGAAGATTGTTGAATGGATCACGACCGTTGACCATAAGAAGATTGGCATTCTTTACCTCTGGACAGCATTTGCTTTCCTGCTCATTGCGGGGTTACTCGCACTCATCATGCGAACGCAGCTTGCTGTACCGGAAAACAAGCTGCTAAGCCCACAAACCTACAACGAACTGTTCACCATGCACGGCACCATCATGATCTTTATGGCAGTGATGCCGCTGAATGCGGCGTTCTTCAACGTGCTTGTCCCACTCATGATCGGTGCTCGTGACGTTGCTTTCCCACGGCTTAATGCCTTCAGCTACTGGACCTTCGCGCTTGGCGGCATCTTGATGCTGAGTAGCTTCCTCTTTGGAGCAGTACCCAATGGCGGCTGGTTCGGCTATACGCCACTTACCAGCGATATTCGCTACACACCGGGGCTGCATATCGACTTTTGGGTTTTCGGCCTCCAGTTGCTCGGCATCGGCACGCTCGTGTCAGCGCTGAACTTCTTCGTCACGATTGTCAACATGCGAGCTCCGGGCATGAGCTTAATGCGCATGCCAGTCTTCGTCTGGATGACTTTGGTCACTTCCGTCCTCATCTTGCTTGCCTTCCCATCCCTGACTGTTGGTCTCTTCATGATCATGTTTGACCGGCTGTTTGGGACGAACTTCTTCAACCCAGCCGCTGGTGGCGATCCAGTCGTTTGGCAGCACCTGTTCTGGATCTTTGGCCATCCTGAGGTGTATATCCTCGTTCTGCCGCCAATGGGAATCATCTCCGAAATTCTGCCGACGTTTGCCCGAAAGCCACTCTTTGGCTACCCCTTCGTCGTCTTTGCCGGCATTGCGATCGCCTTCCTCTCGTTTGGTGTCTGGGCACATCACATGTTCACCGTTGGCCTGGGCACTGTTCCGAATGCAGTCTTTGCGACAACGACCATGCTGATCGCGATCCCGACCGGCGTCAAGATCTTCAACTGGCTTGGAACACTCTGGGGTGGATCAATTCGCTTCACGACAGCAGCACTGTATGCGATTGCCTTCATCCCGCTTTTCACGATTGGCGGCATCTCTGGTGTCATGCATGCCAGTGTGCCACTTGACTACCAGCAGCACGATACCTATTTCATTGTTGCCCACTTCCATTACGTACTTGGACTTGGCTCACTCACGGCCATTCTGGCGGGCATTTACTTCTGGTTCCCGAAGATGTTCGGACGGATGCTTGATGAACGGCTGGGCAAGATTCAATTCTGGGTCCAGATCATTGGTATGAACTTGACCTTCTTCCCCATGCACTTCCTCGGCATTGATGGGATGGAGCGGCGATACTACACATGGCCAGCTGGCTTCGGGTATGAGCCTTGGCACCTGATGGCGACCATCGGCGCCTATATCCAGGCTCTTGGTTTCTTGATCTTCCTTGTCAATGTCGTGAAGACCTTCCGCCAGCCAGCAACAGCACCAGCAGATCCGTGGGATGGCCGTACACTTGAGTGGTCTATTCCGTCGCCTCCTCCAGCCTACAACTTCGCGCGAATCCCAATCGTTCGTGGCCGTGAAGCGTGGTGGCTTGAGAAGTATGGAACCAGCCATCAGCCGACCCGCCGTCCACAACCAGCTACGCAGCCACCTATCGCTGGTGGTCAGCCTGACAGTGAGGCCCATCATGCAGAAGACGACGCACTCCTCATGATGCATCTGCCCAATCCATCGTGGATGCCGCTTATTACGTCAATCGGGTTGACAATTATGGCGGCCGGTGGGATTGTCTACCGAAGCGAGTCATTCCATAGTCTTGGATTCCCGGTGATCGGTATTGGCGCGGTCATTGTGTTAATTAGCTTGCTTGGTTGGGCGTTCGAGCCAATCCATGGTAGCCACGCCCCTGAGCATGCGTAAACACTTGGATTGGCAAACGGCACGTTGCAGGAGAGGAAGGAGTAACCCGTGAGCGGAACGGCAGTGAGCCACGCTCCGGAAGAACACGCGACAAACACCGGTATTTCAAATAACAAGCTCCTCATGTGGACCTTCCTGGCCTCCGACTGCATGTTCTTCGGTTCTCTCATTTGGGTCTACATGGCGTACCGTGGGCGGAGCGTACAGGGGCCGTATCCTCAGGATGTCCTCAACATCCCTTACACCTCGGTGAGCGCTGCAGTTCTGCTCCTGAGTAGTTTGGCCATGGTGCTCGCGCTTCACGGTATTCAGCACGGAAATATGCGCCGGTTTCGGGTTTGGCTCGCAGCAACTGCCGTTCTTGGCACGCTTTTCCTGGGCGGCCAATACTATGAGTTCACCGAGTTCTACCGCCACGGCCTGTCGCTGCAGCAAAATCTCTTTGGCACGACCTTCTTTGTCCTCACCGGATTTCACGGCACACACGTCGGTATTGGAGTGATCTGGCTGCTCATCTTGAATTTGATGTCGTTTTTTGGGAAGCTTACTCCAGCAAACGCTGAGCGCGTCGAGGTTGCTGGGCTCTATTGGCACTTTGTTGACATTGTCTGGATTGTCATCTTCACACTCGTGTACCTGATTCCATACTAGGGCTGTCCGGGCAGCAGGAAAGGCAAGGAAAGCAATGGCCAGCCGAGCGCCAGCATCAGCTACACAGTCGTCTCACCCAACGCAATTGACCTATGTGCGCGTTGCCGTAGTCCTCACGATTGTCACCGTCTTTGAAGTAGCAACCTATTACCTGCAACATGTTCTTGGACCAGTTATGATTCCGCTCTTGCTCACTCTCGCTGCTATAAAATTTGTCTTGGTTGTTGGATTTTACATGCATTTGAAATTCGATCCCCCACTGCTTCGCGGAGTCTTTGGCTGGGGGCTCTTCGTCGCGATGGCGATCATTGTAACGATGATTGCACTCTACAAGCTCTAGCAGCGTTGCAAGGAAGGAGCTTTCCTGACCGAACAGCCGCTGGCTTTTCCACGGCAAGATTCGTCAACGCGTCCGGCCTGGGACGCACACGTGGCTCGGGCCGGCGTTTCTCTGCCTAGTTCTAAAATATTTGGTGATGACGTGTGCAGCTTGGTGGGAGGGGAACGTGTAGCATGGTCACAACTGGACTTGTCATTGCAATCGTGGCTGCACTTGCGGCAATTCTCTATGGCGCCGCTCTAGTACGCTGGGTACTGGCTCAGCCAGCTGGCGACGAGCGTATGCGTGCCATCGCTAGCGCAATCCAAGAAGGCGCGGAAGCCTACATGCGTCGCCAGTACACTGTTGTGGCAATTGTCGCAATCGTCATCGCGGTTCTTCTTGCGCTGCTTGTGAGCCCAACGACGGCAATTGGCTTCCTCATTGGCGCTATTGCGTCAGCGCTTGCTGGTTTCATCGGCATGAGCATCGCGGTGCGGGCAAATGTCCGGACGGCCGAAGCAGCCAAGCGCGGGCTGGAATCCGCACTTCGTGTCGCCTTTCGTGGCGGCTCGATTACTGGCTTGCTGGTTGCCGGACTCGGACTCCTCGCGGTAAGCGCCTTCTATACCGTCACGCGCAACGTTGACGCGCTTGTCGGTCTCGGCTTTGGTGGAAGCTTGATTTCGGTCTTTGCGCGCATCGGTGGCGGAATCTATACCAAAGCTGCTGATGTTGGCGCCGACCTCGTGGGGAAGGTTGAAGCAGGCATTCCGGAAGACGACCCGCGCAACCCGGCCGTTATTGCTGATAATGTCGGAGACAACGTTGGTGACTGTGCCGGCATGGCAGCTGACCTCTTCGAGACCTATGCCGTAACCGCTATTGCCGCTATGCTCCTTGGTCATCTCGTTTTTCACAACGAGCAAGCTGTCGTCTTTCCCCTCGTCCTTGGCGCAGCATCAATCGTGACATCGATTATCGGCACCTTCTTCGTTCGCCTCGATCAGAGCCGCTCAATTATGCGGGCCCTCTACAAAGGGCTTGCGGCAAGCATGATTCTTGCGGCAATTCTCTTCTACCCCATTACCGCATGGTTGATGGGCTCAAACACGGTGATTACGAATACCCCAGTGACGCTCTATGGCATTACGCTAGCACTCTCAGCAACAACCAAGCTCTGGCTGTGTGCTCTGATCGGCTTGATCGTTACCATTGGTGTCGTCATCTTCACGGAGTACTACACTTCAGAAAAATACAGCCCCGTCAAGCAGATTGTCCTTGCCTCTGAAACAGGACACGCAACCAACATCATCTCCGGACTTGCAGTGTCAATGCGAGCCACTGCCTTGCCGATTGTCTTAATCGCGCTGGCAATCTACACTGCCTACAACCTCACCGTCACGCCAAATGCTCCGTATTCTGGGCTGTATGGACTTGCCGTTGCGGCAATGGCTATGCTCTCAATGACCGGCATGATCGTGGCAATCGACTCGTTCGGTCCAATTACCGACAACGCTGGTGGCATTGCTGAGATGGCGGAACTGCCGGACAGTGTCCGGGACGTGACCGATCCGCTTGATGCGGTTGGCAACACAACGAAGGCCATCACCAAGGCCTACGCGATTGGATCAGCAGGTCTGGCAGCGCTTGTCCTCTTTGCATCGTACTTCCTTGAAATCAGCGGTAAGGTGCAGTTTGAACTTTCCAATCCACGGGTGGTCATTGGCCTGCTCATCGGCGCCGCGTTGCCTTATCTCTTCGCAAGCATTCTGATGGATGCTGTCGGCAAGGCTGGCGGCGCAGTAGTTCAAGAAGTACGCCGGCAATTTCGGGAAATTCCGGGCTTACTTGAAGGGCGCGCGCGACCAGAGTATGGCCGCGCTGTTGACATTGTGACGCGTCGGGCTTTGCGCGAGATGCTTGTCCCAGCGCTGATCCCAGTGCTCGGTCCGATCATTGTTGGCCTGACACTTGGCAAAGAGGCAGTCGGTGGGCTTTTGATCGGTTCAATCACCACCGGTCTCTTCGTTGCCATCTCGATGACCACGGGTGGCGCAGCGTGGGACAACGCGAAGAAAGCCATTGAGGCGGGAGCACAGGGTGGAAAAGGCAGCTTTGCTCACCAGGCCGCTGTTACCGGCGATACTGTCGGCGACCCATACAAGGACACCGCTGGGCCAGCCGTCAACCCGATGATCAAGGTCGTCAATATCGTTGCCCTTCTGCTGGTCGCAGCACTCAGCTGGTAGTCATCGTTCCACTTCGAAGACATACCCCCACCGTCTCCACTCCAGACGGTGGGGGTATTTATGTGGCATGGTCGACGAGATTATTGTGAAGCGGTTGGCGCGCAACCGCGTCTGCAATTTCAGCTCGTGTCGGCAGGGAAGGCTGCGCACCCGCTCGCTGCACTGCGATTGCCCCGGCCCACACAGCCCAGGGGGCAAGGTTCGCCCAGGACCATCCCTCAGCGCGAAGTGCCACTAGCACGCCAATGAAGGCATCGCCAGCGGCCGTCGTGTCGACTACAGCAACACGCGGTGCTTCGACAAGGAATTGCTGATGCTCAAAGCAGAAGAGTGCACCCTCCTGACCAAGTGTGACGACGACAACCCTGGGACCACGTGAACGGAGTGCAGCAGCAAGCTTGACAGGAGCATCGTCAGCCAGGCCACTGAGTTGCGCTGCTTCGGCACGATTCACAATCAACACATCGATGAATGGCCACAGTTCGTCAATCATCCCTGCTGGCGGGGTTGCATTGAGCACCGTCGTGCTCCCCTGCCCGCGCGCAAGTCGAAAGGCTTCAAGCACAGCCGCCGCTGGGATCTCCAGCTGAGCACACCAGATGTCAGCATCAGGCAGAAGATTGCTTATCCAAAGATCACGAATATCTGTGGGCGATAGGGTCCCATTTGCCCCTGGAAAGACACTAATGGTATTTTCGCCATTGTCAGCGACGTGAATTACCGCAACGCCGCCTGGCACG contains:
- a CDS encoding ribokinase, whose translation is MGRVVVVGSINTDLVVRVPRFPQPGETLTANGFAVYGGGKGANQAIAAARCGAETIFIGAVGDDAFSHERIRDLEEEGIDITRVLRRHGVPGGVAVIHVADNGENTISVFPGANGTLSPTDIRDLWISNLLPDADIWCAQLEIPAAAVLEAFRLARGQGSTTVLNATPPAGMIDELWPFIDVLIVNRAEAAQLSGLADDAPVKLAAALRSRGPRVVVVTLGQEGALFCFEHQQFLVEAPRVAVVDTTAAGDAFIGVLVALRAEGWSWANLAPWAVWAGAIAVQRAGAQPSLPTRAEIADAVARQPLHNNLVDHAT
- the recF gene encoding DNA replication/repair protein RecF (All proteins in this family for which functions are known are DNA-binding proteins that assist the filamentation of RecA onto DNA for the initiation of recombination or recombinational repair.); amino-acid sequence: MYLTHLHLEEFRCFHRLDLSLPPEGIRLIGHNGAGKTSVLEALYVLATFRSFRTSTERQLIHRDSGRDLGVQPYARLVAQLLTEEGDRQTLEVTITIDEDSGTARKRAKIDGTPRRATDAVGTLRVVLFSPEDLDLVLGSPSLRRRYLDITLSQIDRLYLQALSRYHRILEQRNSLLKHLATHGNNSRTLAEQLAFWDEQLVVHGSYIIATRIQYIAQLSRAAQRAFRALSRNQQEFSLRYHASLPLPPPVLEQLSVLDREDAQATLSPRYSAFLQQMRADELRRGVTLAGPHRDDLQFLLAGEPLADYGSRGIQRLAVVATKLAEIELVFAATQEYPVLLLDDVLSELDPINQNTLLEALAPLPAQRIITAVSSAALNHPALAALPCWTVTVDAASSPHLIQDVVDMR
- a CDS encoding sodium-translocating pyrophosphatase, with the translated sequence MVTTGLVIAIVAALAAILYGAALVRWVLAQPAGDERMRAIASAIQEGAEAYMRRQYTVVAIVAIVIAVLLALLVSPTTAIGFLIGAIASALAGFIGMSIAVRANVRTAEAAKRGLESALRVAFRGGSITGLLVAGLGLLAVSAFYTVTRNVDALVGLGFGGSLISVFARIGGGIYTKAADVGADLVGKVEAGIPEDDPRNPAVIADNVGDNVGDCAGMAADLFETYAVTAIAAMLLGHLVFHNEQAVVFPLVLGAASIVTSIIGTFFVRLDQSRSIMRALYKGLAASMILAAILFYPITAWLMGSNTVITNTPVTLYGITLALSATTKLWLCALIGLIVTIGVVIFTEYYTSEKYSPVKQIVLASETGHATNIISGLAVSMRATALPIVLIALAIYTAYNLTVTPNAPYSGLYGLAVAAMAMLSMTGMIVAIDSFGPITDNAGGIAEMAELPDSVRDVTDPLDAVGNTTKAITKAYAIGSAGLAALVLFASYFLEISGKVQFELSNPRVVIGLLIGAALPYLFASILMDAVGKAGGAVVQEVRRQFREIPGLLEGRARPEYGRAVDIVTRRALREMLVPALIPVLGPIIVGLTLGKEAVGGLLIGSITTGLFVAISMTTGGAAWDNAKKAIEAGAQGGKGSFAHQAAVTGDTVGDPYKDTAGPAVNPMIKVVNIVALLLVAALSW
- a CDS encoding cytochrome C oxidase subunit IV family protein, with translation MASRAPASATQSSHPTQLTYVRVAVVLTIVTVFEVATYYLQHVLGPVMIPLLLTLAAIKFVLVVGFYMHLKFDPPLLRGVFGWGLFVAMAIIVTMIALYKL
- the coxB gene encoding cytochrome c oxidase subunit II produces the protein MKSQAVWRWLRQASIIGAVALAAAGCGVVGRGPASTALPAGDNAKTIWDMFIWIFWISVLVFLVVAVVLTIALIRFRERPGETRLPRQIHGNTRLEIAWTLVPVVILAVIAVPTISNIFAFDRDPGPNAIKVKVIGHQWWWEFQYPDYNIVTADDLHIVVNRPVLLEMTSADVIHSFWPPELSGKRDAIPGKTNLWSFTPLKTGEYQGQCAQFCGDQHANMRFRVIVQTQEEFDAWVKQQQQPAADVSNNPLAVKGQQIFFTPSNGCIGCHMINGTQAQGKVGPNLTHFGSRDIIAGGILTNTPENLSKWLTDPQAVKPGAKMVLPRKLTPDEVQALVAYLESLK
- a CDS encoding cytochrome c oxidase subunit 3, with amino-acid sequence MSGTAVSHAPEEHATNTGISNNKLLMWTFLASDCMFFGSLIWVYMAYRGRSVQGPYPQDVLNIPYTSVSAAVLLLSSLAMVLALHGIQHGNMRRFRVWLAATAVLGTLFLGGQYYEFTEFYRHGLSLQQNLFGTTFFVLTGFHGTHVGIGVIWLLILNLMSFFGKLTPANAERVEVAGLYWHFVDIVWIVIFTLVYLIPY
- the ctaD gene encoding cytochrome c oxidase subunit I, whose product is MVESAVRLERAHYGRRSKIVEWITTVDHKKIGILYLWTAFAFLLIAGLLALIMRTQLAVPENKLLSPQTYNELFTMHGTIMIFMAVMPLNAAFFNVLVPLMIGARDVAFPRLNAFSYWTFALGGILMLSSFLFGAVPNGGWFGYTPLTSDIRYTPGLHIDFWVFGLQLLGIGTLVSALNFFVTIVNMRAPGMSLMRMPVFVWMTLVTSVLILLAFPSLTVGLFMIMFDRLFGTNFFNPAAGGDPVVWQHLFWIFGHPEVYILVLPPMGIISEILPTFARKPLFGYPFVVFAGIAIAFLSFGVWAHHMFTVGLGTVPNAVFATTTMLIAIPTGVKIFNWLGTLWGGSIRFTTAALYAIAFIPLFTIGGISGVMHASVPLDYQQHDTYFIVAHFHYVLGLGSLTAILAGIYFWFPKMFGRMLDERLGKIQFWVQIIGMNLTFFPMHFLGIDGMERRYYTWPAGFGYEPWHLMATIGAYIQALGFLIFLVNVVKTFRQPATAPADPWDGRTLEWSIPSPPPAYNFARIPIVRGREAWWLEKYGTSHQPTRRPQPATQPPIAGGQPDSEAHHAEDDALLMMHLPNPSWMPLITSIGLTIMAAGGIVYRSESFHSLGFPVIGIGAVIVLISLLGWAFEPIHGSHAPEHA
- the dnaN gene encoding DNA polymerase III subunit beta, which encodes MQLTCDQVELQKALSQVSRAVAKKSTLPVLTNVLLDAYEDTLQLSATNLEIAMTISIPATVVQGGQLTIRADVFSDFVNTLPKDSISMETTDPLTLAISCGKVKASIKGLSPDDFPTLPTFGDQQATARIPGELFKEMVGQVSFAAATDDSRPVLAGVYLEFQGTTVTLAAADGFRLSVREAELDEPAADNLAVIVPARSLNELARSVDDSDVVELLVTPSRSQLLARVGRLEFLTRLIDGHFPEFRQIIPKTWNTRVITGRDDFFTAARRARIFAQANNDVVRLQLVPGDSELDPGLLIVSAEASETGENEDLLTARVEGPKAQIAFNGRYLLEILSAIKTPEIAFEMTTPNAAGVFRPVGDSSFVHVIMPMVLGTL